In Helianthus annuus cultivar XRQ/B chromosome 3, HanXRQr2.0-SUNRISE, whole genome shotgun sequence, a single window of DNA contains:
- the LOC110892334 gene encoding uncharacterized protein LOC110892334 produces the protein MPPRFRRGGRGKGPISAPNDHEAGPSHRRTPSTTRSADPQEPWRTYVEPARRSISHSSTPPYYNSYGPQSENEPEGSRHSFISLQRSLSHHSFGDPTPVFQSRFNPANYIQEPVGVNPLGPEDHFSRDQAMDMDEDTDPVEPATGTPNHPIEVSDGSSFHGSPYRGPDSYQARFNQYEWYFTPSHHSSPHQQQQQQQDPSEDSRFMEVTPPPPLPAVYQAPPEPPRCRRSGVRMSV, from the coding sequence ATGCCGCCAAGATTCAGGAGAGGAGGACGAGGAAAGGGGCCGATCAGCGCCCCcaacgatcacgaagccgggccttcgcaccggcggaCTCCTTCCACTACTAGGAGTGCCGATCCTCAAGAACCCTGGAGGACTTATGTGGAGCCGGCTAGACGATCGATCTCGCATAGCTCAACGCCTCCTTACTACAATTCCTATGGGCCGCAATCAGAAAACGAGCCCGAAGGCTCGCGCCACTCCTTCATATCATTACAGCGATCCCTATCGCACCATTCCTTTGGCGACCCCACTCCTGTCTTTCAGAGCCGGTTTAACCCGGCAAACTACATACAAGAACCAGTGGGtgttaacccactaggacctgaagaccatttctcgAGAGACCAAGcaatggacatggacgaggacacggatcccgtcgagcctgcgaCCGGGACCCCCAACCATCCTATTGAGGTCTCTGATGGTTCGTCTTTTCATGGATCACCCTACCGTGGTCCAGACAGTTACCAGGCAAGGTTTAACCAAtatgagtggtactttacaccctctcatcACTCATCGCcccaccagcagcaacagcagcagcaggatccctctgaggattcgcGTTTCATGGAGGTCACGCCACCGCCACCACTGCCGGCAGTATATCAAGCACCTCCGGAACCACCAAGGTGCAGAAGATCAGGCGTACGAATGTCCGTATGA